Genomic DNA from Macadamia integrifolia cultivar HAES 741 chromosome 6, SCU_Mint_v3, whole genome shotgun sequence:
cataaaaaatctcatccgtTTATAATCGTTGTCTTACAAAACCTGCCCAATTTCTGCCGCTCCACAGTCTTCTTTCGCCCATCTGTTCCTTTGCCTCACTTGTCGCCGCTCTGATTACTACTCCCCTAACCATGACCCCTTCTCCGATCGGTGTGCCCGAAGCATCATCGTGTTGTCTCCACCTCTGTTTCATACATTCCTGTCTCTGACGCTTCAGTCAAGTTCATAAGCTCCGATAAACTCTATGACCACCATTCCTCTTCGAATCCGATCTATTTTGCTTTTTCTTCTAGTTTGGCTTCTCAACCGGTGATTCAACAACACCAGTGCCATCATCGTGTGTACCTCCTTCATCCAGGAACAGATAGAAAAGCATTTCAAAATCATTAGGTCGGTCTTATCTCAAAGGCAAATCATTGATTAGGTCAGTATTCTCATCAATGCCATCGGATTACACCTCAGTTGAAATCCGTGGCATTCATCAAAGCCATATCTAGGTCGTATTGGCTCCCGACATGACCACCACTACCTTCCCTCTAGGAGAATTCAATGGTTTATCTAATAATGCACTCATGGTTTTCTTACCATAGATTGATGCTATTCTAGAAGCTGCTTCTGATAGACTTCGCTACAGATTGGACATGGGAAGATATAGTTTTGGAGTGGAAATGAGGGATGATCATGCTAGATGTTGGTCTCCTATCGGACCTGATTTAATTGTATCTTGTGGTTTCTGAAGTCTAGAAGATAAGGAGGTGGAGACAAGGAGGAAAATTGAACTTGCCAGCAGCGGTGATATCacgccccattcacatagaaccagaccAATGATCGGGTTCcctctgggtaacccaaaaccaccaagatcatctgatatagtaatcACAACACAACAAGCCGCACGTAACACGAAAATATAATAGTGCAATACAGTGAAAGTCTTGTCATATATAAATACATGTAATTCCCCATATACTGTTGAAACCCAAAtttttatacatagtatatttacatgtgggcccataggcatgatatttaaacaagaaataacaatttaaccaTCGAGAGTACAGAAAGGagaaatatattaaaagaatcaaaagaagaactGTATTTAGAAGTTGGCTACTGTTGTCTTGCAACATAGTTCTCACACGGGCATCTGTCCTTGTGATCAATTCCAtttgggacccaccaatcccccactggaggTTCATCGGTGGACCTCGACACGAGTTCCTCTGTGGAATATCCTGTAAAATCACCTAGAAAGGGTGTGTACATGatgggtgagctcactagctcagtaaatggtaagaaagactcacacaagaaattgcaattcaaatgatactatatgcatgtgattcattttaaacctatcaacctaagcaacattacttaGGTAAAGTGATGATGGTATATACATTTAGTTTAGAGTTGGAGTATGTAGTACTATACGCAAGCTAATACAACTCTTTGATTATGAGAGAGATTTGTTTTGCTTATGAGATGACAACAAACAAGGGCCAAAATATATAGCAGAGATGGCGGAATgaaagagagatgaaaaaaaaaaaaccaaccctgcttgtttcaaaactgcaaattAAACATATGGAAGCACTTCATTGCATGCACCGTACCAATACAAATAATCTccatgaaattttaaaatcagaGAGCAGCAGGAAGgtattttatatatgaaatatTACAAAGAGCTAGGGACCAAAGAATATCAAATCATATTTAGCATCATCATGAGGATGAGGTTGAACTTCTGAACAAGAAGAACTTTTCCTTTTACACAGGTGGCAGTAGTAgtaggggggaaaaaaaaaaactctgctgTGATGGAATCGAGTTTTGGTCGTATGTGATTGGATGATTTCCTTCATCCATGTATTCATGATCGTAGCCTTCCGCTCATTCAATTGATGCCTTCAAGGATTTGGTGGTACTTCGGCTTCTTCGGCCTTGGGCGGTACAGATGATGCCGAAGCAGCATATTCAGCCATTTCAGTTTCCTCTGTCTTGGTTTCCTCGACAGGAGCAGAAgcatgagaaggagaagattCTGTGACCTTCACCTCctctttcttcacttcttcTATGGCTATCTCCTTGTCTTTCGCACTTAttgcctcctcctcctccttatccgttgttgttgttgttgttgttattgttgttgctgttaTTGCTATTGTTGCTATTGTAGTCTCATGAGTTTCAGTCTCTGCCTCTGTTTCTGT
This window encodes:
- the LOC122081599 gene encoding plasma membrane-associated cation-binding protein 1-like — translated: MGYWKSKVLPKIKKVFEKNGNKKAAAEAEAEAGKSLDDSKEEKPAEAIKLMEAATETEAETETHETTIATIAITATTITTTTTTTDKEEEEAISAKDKEIAIEEVKKEEVKVTESSPSHASAPVEETKTEETEMAEYAASASSVPPKAEEAEVPPNP